Proteins encoded within one genomic window of Fragaria vesca subsp. vesca linkage group LG1, FraVesHawaii_1.0, whole genome shotgun sequence:
- the LOC101294983 gene encoding auxin-induced protein 22B-like — MESKGYENDLNLNLKATELRLGLPGSDASEEQAAAPVPSTLNKKRVVPEKSEEEIGSKRGTDDAEKITAPPAKAQIVGWPPVRSYRKNCLQASKNSEAETPGIYVKVSMDGAPYLRKIDLKVYKGYPDLLKGLESMFKFTVGQYTEREGYKGSDYAPTYEDKDGDWMLVGDVPWEMFMSSCKKLRIMKGSEARGLGCGV; from the exons ATGGAAAGCAAGGGCTATGAGAATGATCTTAACCTCAACCTCAAGGCAACCGAGCTGAGATTGGGGTTGCCGGGCTCAGATGCAAGCGAAGAGCAAGCAGCGGCGCCGGTTCCCAGTACTTTAAACAAGAAAAGAGTAGTGCCTGAGAAAAGTGAAGAAGAGATTGGATCCAAGAGAGGCACTGATGATGCTGAAAAGATAACTGCTCCTCCTGCAAA GGCACAAATAGTGGGGTGGCCACCGGTCAGATCTTACAGGAAGAACTGCCTTCAGGCTAGTAAGAATAGTGAGGCTGAGACTCCTGGGATTTATGTGAAAGTGAGCATGGATGGGGCACCTTACCTCAGAAAGATTGATCTGAAGGTTTACAAAGGCTACCCAGATCTGCTAAAGGGTCTAGAGTCCATGTTTAAATTCACTGTAGGCCAATACACAGAGAGGGAAGGCTACAAAGGATCGGATTATGCACCTACTTACGAGGACAAAGATGGTGACTGGATGCTAGTTGGAGATGTTCCATGGGA AATGTTCATGTCATCCTGTAAGAAGTTGAGAATCATGAAAGGGTCAGAAGCTAGAGGCTTGGGTTGTGGTGTATGA